One segment of Solanum stenotomum isolate F172 chromosome 1, ASM1918654v1, whole genome shotgun sequence DNA contains the following:
- the LOC125872600 gene encoding homeobox-leucine zipper protein HOX11-like, translating to MELGLSLGDANTNNTTNSSPKSFFLSKKNVTSSCNDHEKKKSLGFCMALGINSSSERVEQDEDEDEENNTSEEGTNNTLPVQLDLLPLVPLPLPPTNNLPQSLHWSSDNGSSENVSSGNGGLPAARGFDVNRLPAAGMDEVSSPNSVASSFRMDFGLFKSCVNIIGVGNKRNSESAGGEPERASDDDENGANTRKKLRLSKEQSAYLEESFKEHHTLNPKQKLALAKQLSLRPRQVEVWFQNRRARTKLKQTEVDCEYLKRCCETLTDENRRLHKELQELRALKTSNPFYMQLPATTLTMCPSCERVASTTTTTSAATAPPITAPGTTTTTTTTTTTNSIPKAIPFLNSRPRFFPFTTNNNNPNHSHQSAAS from the exons ATGGAGCTTGGATTAAGCTTAGGAGATGCTAACACAAACAATACAACAAACTCTTCtccaaaatcatttttcttgtcTAAGAAAAATGTTACTTCTTCTTGTAATGAtcatgagaagaaaaaaagtttagggttttgcATGGCTTTAGGAATTAACTCATCAAGTGAAAGAGTAGAacaagatgaagatgaagatgaagaaaataataCTTCTGAAGAAGGCACTAATAATACTCTACCAGTTCAGCTTGATCTTCTCCCTCTtgttcctcttcctcttcctcctacTAATAATCTGCCTCAATCACTCCATTGGTCATCTGATAATG GGAGTTCTGAAAATGTTTCGTCGGGAAACGGTGGTTTGCCGGCGGCGAGAGGTTTCGACGTGAACCGGCTACCGGCGGCGGGTATGGATGAAGTTTCATCTCCAAACAGTGTAGCGTCGTCGTTTCGGATGGATTTTGGGCTTTTCAAAAGCTGTGTTAATATTATCGGCGTCGGAAATAAACGGAACTCGGAATCCGCCGGCGGCGAACCGGAAAGAGCCAGTGATGACGATGAAAATGGTGCTAATACTCGCAAAAAACTTAGACTATCAAAAGAACAATCAGCTTATCTTGAAGAAAGCTTCAAAGAACACCATACTCTAAATCCT AAGCAAAAGCTGGCACTTGCAAAACAGCTAAGTCTAAGGCCAAGACAAGTTGAAGTCTGGTTTCAGAATAGAAGAGCAAG GACAAAATTGAAACAAACAGAAGTGGATTGTGAGTACTTAAAAAGATGTTGTGAGACATTAACCGATGAAAACAGAAGGCTACACAAAGAACTTCAAGAATTGAGAGCTTTAAAGACTTCTAATCCATTTTACATGCAACTTCCAGCCACCACACTAACTATGTGTCCTTCTTGTGAAAGGGTGGCTTCCACCACAACCACCACCTCCGCCGCCACGGCTCCTCCTATCACCGCCCCTGGAACCACCACCACTACCACTACCACCACTACAACTAACTCAATTCCCAAAGCAATTCCATTTCTTAATTCTAGACCAAGATTTTTCCCATttactactaataataataatccaaaTCATTCCCACCAATCAGCAgcttcatga
- the LOC125851414 gene encoding uncharacterized protein LOC125851414, with protein sequence MALSTPPAPPDPPPVAAANTTITTTDAVITTGIPTRPIFSNPVRPPTPQPHPPFSLQSSHFPSTQRLPPSSNPSYSQLVLKPPNPDSQPHLHSILYPVASSGRGFLSKPSNYPNRPVVSHLGSRPTFGLNQMDPGLGQSTGVRPSHLQHALLGSSPTVNSAGPAASAGVLPGAVKGFPVVSSSHHKIVSTQPSLSDCNGFREKRDRSKDDTFAIIRDRKVRISDNASLYTLCRSWLRNGLPDDTQSQYMDGVRSLPRPLALAPQDAESPVKKEGDKEEEEEAGESVEHSSPKELLQRHVKRAKRIRSRLREERLRRIARYKTRLALLLPPMVEQQFRNDPASGN encoded by the exons ATGGCACTTTCTACCCCACCAGCTCCGCCGGATCCTCCGCCCGTCGCCGCCGCCAACACCACCATCACCACAACCGATGCAGTTATAACAACCGGTATACCCACAAGACCAATTTTCTCTAACCCTGTAAGACCACCCACCCCACAACCACATCCCCCTTTTTCCCTCCAATCTTCTCACTTCCCATCTACCCAGCGCCTACCGCCCTCATCCAATCCCAGTTACTCTCAATTAGTCCTAAAACCTCCTAATCCCGACTCACAACCTCATCTTCACAGCATTCTCTACCCAGTTGCTTCCTCCGGCCGCGGGTTTTTGTCCAAACCTAGTAATTACCCGAATCGCCCAGTTGTTAGCCACCTCGGGTCTAGACCAACTTTTGGGCTGAATCAGATGGATCCGGGTTTGGGTCAGTCTACGGGTGTTAGACCGAGTCATTTGCAACACGCTCTTCTTGGATCGTCTCCTACTGTCAATTCTGCTGGTCCTGCGGCTTCGGCTGGTGTCTTGCCTGGTGCGGTTAAGGGATTTCCAGTTGTCAGTTCTTCGCATCACAAG ATTGTTTCTACTCAGCCTTCCCTTTCAGATTGTAATGGTTTCAGAGAGAAGAG GGACAGAAGCAAGGATGACACATTTGCTATAATCAGAGACAGAAAG GTCCGAATTTCTGATAATGCTTCTCTCTACACCCTCTGTCGCTCATGGTTGAGGAATGGGCTTCCAGATGACACTCAG TCCCAATACATGGATGGAGTAAGATCTCTTCCTAGACCCTTGGCACTAGCTCCACAAGATGCTGAATCTCCTGTAAAAAAGGAGGGagataaagaagaagaggaagag GCTGGGGAATCTGTTGAGCATTCATCTCCTAAAGAACTTTTGCAAAGACATGTCAAGCGTGCTAAAAGGATTAGATCACG ATTAAGGGAAGAAAGGCTTAGACGCATTGCAAGATACAAAACCAGGCTTGCGCTTCTCCTCCCTCCAATGGTAGAGCAGCAATTCAGAAACGATCCAGCTTCTGGAAACTAA